One window of the Granulicella arctica genome contains the following:
- a CDS encoding SRPBCC family protein, translated as MKSAVKVFAFMLLMSQGSVTKLNAQASEMQLDRARRDMAIHWPAAYDPSVAPVFSHNELLIHADCHRTFARLADATAWPSWLVIVKDVSNETPQKTGEGALYRLKIFNSPIQSRIVEFEADRRISWIPFGADETETRHGHYHAWRFVPQAGNCLVTTEETGVGPGDRKDPASGSHLMHKAHELWLDSLRYVSEP; from the coding sequence ATGAAGAGTGCAGTCAAAGTGTTTGCATTCATGCTGCTCATGAGCCAAGGAAGCGTGACAAAGTTGAACGCCCAGGCGAGCGAGATGCAATTAGATCGTGCACGTCGCGATATGGCAATCCATTGGCCTGCCGCTTACGATCCTTCAGTCGCTCCCGTGTTCTCCCATAATGAACTGCTGATCCATGCAGATTGCCACCGTACCTTTGCCCGGCTCGCCGATGCCACTGCGTGGCCAAGCTGGCTCGTCATCGTCAAGGATGTTTCCAATGAGACACCGCAGAAAACGGGCGAGGGCGCTCTATACCGTCTGAAGATCTTTAACAGCCCAATTCAGTCGCGGATCGTGGAGTTTGAGGCAGACCGGCGTATCAGCTGGATTCCGTTCGGTGCGGATGAAACAGAGACCCGTCATGGTCATTACCACGCCTGGCGCTTCGTCCCCCAAGCCGGAAATTGCCTCGTCACTACTGAAGAGACAGGCGTTGGACCCGGAGATCGCAAGGATCCTGCGTCTGGTAGTCATCTCATGCATAAAGCACACGAACTCTGGCTAGACAGCCTCCGCTACGTCAGCGAACCGTAG
- a CDS encoding SRPBCC family protein, with the protein MKQTTQTPDPRIVWPREHRPESATVFTRNIIEIAASPDAVWALLTNCVRWPTWYKHCSDLSILRGGRLLGPDSKFRFKTLGFYGEPEITAFQLSQMLAWSAKGPPGLVAHTPGL; encoded by the coding sequence ATGAAACAAACCACACAAACGCCAGACCCACGAATTGTCTGGCCGCGTGAGCACCGACCGGAATCAGCCACAGTCTTTACCAGGAACATCATAGAGATAGCGGCAAGCCCAGATGCAGTCTGGGCTTTACTGACTAACTGCGTCAGATGGCCGACCTGGTATAAGCATTGCTCAGACTTATCCATTTTACGTGGTGGCCGACTTCTAGGACCTGATTCGAAGTTTCGATTCAAGACGCTAGGATTTTATGGCGAGCCGGAAATAACGGCGTTCCAACTGTCGCAAATGCTTGCCTGGTCAGCAAAAGGCCCGCCGGGCTTGGTGGCTCACACGCCTGGTTTATAG
- a CDS encoding GNAT family N-acetyltransferase: protein MSLSIVQQSSVDLHAYDSVPIAFTASQRWNGNALSSPFIKDYDAIPGHRPIDWPQRFNLSGWRFAAAFLEDVRVGGATVALQGCEIEEIANWQDAVLWDLRVHPEYRRRGAGRGLLRWAENVALSAKRARLLVETQDINTAACEFYCANGYPCLLIDPLAYPELPNEARIFWAKSFQ, encoded by the coding sequence ATGTCGCTCTCCATCGTCCAACAATCTTCCGTCGATCTACATGCCTATGATTCTGTTCCAATCGCATTCACCGCATCCCAGCGCTGGAACGGAAATGCGCTTTCGAGCCCTTTCATCAAGGACTACGACGCCATACCTGGGCATCGTCCAATCGATTGGCCGCAGAGGTTCAATTTGTCGGGATGGCGATTCGCGGCTGCATTCCTGGAGGACGTAAGAGTAGGCGGAGCCACCGTTGCCCTTCAAGGGTGTGAAATCGAGGAGATCGCCAATTGGCAGGATGCTGTTCTTTGGGATTTACGCGTACATCCCGAATACCGCCGGCGCGGCGCTGGTCGCGGGTTGCTACGGTGGGCGGAGAACGTAGCCCTCTCTGCAAAGCGGGCTCGCCTGCTGGTCGAAACGCAGGACATTAACACGGCAGCGTGCGAGTTCTACTGTGCAAATGGGTACCCTTGTTTGCTGATCGATCCGCTCGCATATCCGGAATTGCCGAACGAAGCGCGAATCTTCTGGGCGAAATCGTTCCAGTAA